From Nocardia sp. XZ_19_385, the proteins below share one genomic window:
- a CDS encoding DUF6779 domain-containing protein: MVSPSRTSTSRSRRDQAGKLFIGSLILLGLVASVFLVFSNSLQFVRIGLVAALWAAVIGALAATRYRKEATIDKAKARDLQKVYELQLEREVTARREYELGLEARVRQEVGADAAEMAALRAELSVLRHSLQRLFDGELPVERPALRADATRIQELPGGSTNPANNSSANADPWVMGLPGTIGEQMRSSVTPVFSPDHPEAPQFASPFDEPVTAETQAVPREYDNIEDAEITDERRYPDPDRSGSTWAGAFTEAKPAKAAEPKPAPLRLPPPDQPAEPRPPAAPRPRPTTTAAPSPHVGTPTSRRRRRVDAEAESGTGARKLSVAEIMANLQSEENGRA; this comes from the coding sequence ATGGTTTCACCCTCCCGTACCAGCACTTCCCGGTCGCGACGGGACCAAGCGGGAAAATTGTTCATCGGTTCGCTGATTCTGCTCGGTCTGGTTGCCAGCGTTTTCCTGGTCTTCAGCAACAGCTTGCAATTTGTCAGGATCGGCTTGGTCGCGGCGCTCTGGGCTGCCGTGATCGGCGCATTAGCCGCGACCCGGTACCGCAAGGAAGCCACGATCGATAAGGCCAAGGCACGCGACCTGCAGAAGGTCTACGAGTTGCAGCTGGAGCGCGAGGTCACCGCGCGCCGCGAATACGAGCTCGGCCTCGAGGCGCGGGTGCGCCAGGAGGTCGGTGCCGACGCCGCCGAAATGGCCGCCCTCAGAGCCGAGCTCAGTGTGCTGCGGCACAGTCTGCAGCGGCTCTTCGACGGCGAGCTACCCGTGGAGCGGCCCGCACTGCGTGCCGACGCCACCAGAATCCAGGAATTGCCGGGCGGTTCGACGAATCCGGCGAACAATAGCTCCGCGAATGCCGACCCCTGGGTGATGGGCCTACCGGGCACCATCGGTGAGCAAATGCGCAGCAGTGTGACCCCCGTTTTCTCGCCGGATCATCCGGAGGCCCCGCAGTTCGCGAGCCCGTTCGACGAGCCGGTGACCGCCGAAACCCAGGCCGTCCCACGCGAATACGACAACATCGAAGACGCCGAGATCACCGACGAGCGCCGCTACCCCGACCCGGACCGGTCCGGGTCGACGTGGGCCGGCGCCTTCACCGAAGCCAAGCCCGCCAAGGCCGCCGAGCCCAAGCCGGCCCCGCTGCGCCTGCCGCCGCCGGATCAACCGGCCGAGCCGCGCCCGCCGGCCGCCCCGCGCCCGCGACCCACCACCACGGCCGCCCCCAGCCCGCATGTCGGCACCCCGACATCACGCCGGCGCCGCCGCGTCGACGCCGAAGCCGAGTCGGGCACCGGTGCGCGCAAGCTCTCGGTCGCCGAGATCATGGCCAACCTCCAATCCGAGGAGAACGGCCGAGCCTGA
- a CDS encoding Rossmann-like and DUF2520 domain-containing protein, with the protein MTSDGGGAEDFDPAPARLTVGIVSAGRVGSALGVALERAGHVVFGVSAISDASVHRARTRLPDSEILPVEDVAARSELLLLAVPDAELAGLVRGMAAAGVVRPGTIVAHTSGANGVGVLAPLTANGVLPLAIHPAMTFTGHDEDVARLGNACFGITAADDIGYAIAQSLVIEMGGEPVRVAEENRTLYHAALAHGSNHLVTVIVDAVAALRQALAGPGLLGQQIVDEQPNGLAERLLAPLASAALDNALRRGQAALTGPVARGDAEAVAAHLHALQAMDPRLAAGYRAMSLRTAERAQTNPALIELLEGRP; encoded by the coding sequence ATGACTTCTGACGGTGGTGGAGCCGAGGACTTCGACCCCGCGCCCGCACGCCTGACGGTGGGAATCGTCTCGGCGGGACGCGTCGGTTCGGCCCTCGGTGTCGCCTTGGAACGCGCCGGGCACGTGGTGTTCGGCGTCTCCGCCATTTCCGACGCCTCCGTGCACCGGGCGCGTACCCGCCTGCCCGATTCCGAAATCCTCCCGGTGGAGGACGTGGCCGCGCGCAGCGAACTACTGCTGCTGGCTGTCCCGGACGCCGAGCTGGCCGGCCTGGTGCGCGGCATGGCCGCCGCCGGTGTGGTCCGCCCGGGCACGATCGTCGCGCACACCTCCGGCGCCAACGGCGTCGGCGTGCTCGCCCCGCTCACCGCGAACGGCGTGCTGCCGCTGGCCATTCATCCCGCCATGACCTTCACCGGTCACGACGAGGACGTCGCCCGGCTGGGCAACGCCTGCTTCGGCATCACCGCCGCCGACGACATCGGCTACGCCATCGCCCAGTCGCTGGTGATCGAGATGGGCGGCGAACCGGTCCGGGTCGCCGAGGAGAATCGCACGCTGTACCACGCCGCGCTGGCGCACGGCAGCAATCACCTGGTCACCGTGATCGTGGACGCGGTGGCGGCGCTGCGGCAGGCCCTGGCCGGTCCCGGCCTGCTCGGTCAGCAAATCGTCGACGAGCAGCCGAACGGGCTGGCCGAACGCCTGCTCGCCCCGCTCGCCTCGGCCGCGCTGGACAACGCGCTGCGCCGTGGCCAGGCCGCCTTGACCGGGCCGGTGGCACGCGGTGACGCCGAGGCAGTCGCCGCGCACCTGCACGCGCTGCAAGCCATGGACCCTCGGCTGGCTGCGGGCTACCGCGCCATGTCGCTGCGCACGGCCGAACGGGCGCAGACCAATCCCGCCCTGATCGAATTGCTGGAAGGACGCCCCTGA
- the panC gene encoding pantoate--beta-alanine ligase: MDPKLREAYRPGELTVHHDPAVVSAISKAMRTVGRTVGFVPTMGALHEGHLAIVREAKRRNRIVIVSVFVNPLQFGAGEDLDKYPRTLEADVELLRGEGVDVVFAPSALDMYPDGPRTTVQPGPVGAELEGASRPTHFAGMLTVVAKLLQIVRPTEAFFGEKDYQQLTLIRQLVRDLNFDATIVPVPTVREADGLAMSSRNRFLDAAQRESALALSAALLAGKLAGGLGADGVLSAARQVLDAAPGVEVDYLELRSTTLGPAPVTGNARLLVAAKVGNTRLIDNVPLVLTPTSAAVEAAVS, from the coding sequence ATGGATCCGAAATTGCGCGAGGCGTACCGTCCCGGCGAGCTGACCGTGCACCACGATCCCGCGGTGGTGTCGGCGATCAGCAAGGCGATGCGCACGGTCGGCCGCACCGTCGGCTTCGTCCCCACCATGGGGGCACTGCACGAGGGCCACCTCGCCATCGTGCGCGAGGCCAAGCGGCGCAACCGCATCGTCATCGTGTCGGTCTTCGTCAACCCGCTGCAATTCGGCGCCGGCGAGGACCTCGACAAATACCCGCGCACCCTGGAAGCCGACGTGGAGCTGCTGCGCGGCGAGGGCGTCGATGTGGTGTTCGCTCCGAGCGCCCTGGACATGTACCCCGACGGCCCTCGCACCACCGTGCAGCCCGGCCCCGTCGGCGCCGAGCTGGAGGGCGCGAGCCGCCCCACGCATTTCGCGGGCATGCTGACCGTGGTCGCGAAGCTGCTGCAGATCGTCCGCCCGACCGAGGCGTTCTTCGGCGAGAAGGACTACCAGCAGCTCACCCTGATCCGGCAGCTGGTCCGGGATCTGAACTTCGACGCCACGATCGTGCCGGTGCCGACCGTGCGCGAGGCCGACGGGCTGGCGATGTCCTCGCGCAACCGTTTTCTCGATGCGGCGCAACGGGAATCGGCGCTGGCGTTGTCGGCGGCGCTGCTCGCGGGCAAGCTGGCCGGCGGGCTCGGTGCGGACGGGGTGCTGTCGGCGGCCCGGCAGGTGCTCGACGCCGCTCCCGGCGTCGAGGTCGACTACCTGGAACTGCGGTCCACGACCCTCGGCCCCGCCCCTGTCACCGGCAACGCCCGCCTGCTGGTCGCGGCCAAGGTCGGCAATACCCGCCTGATCGACAACGTCCCCCTCGTGCTTACTCCGACCAGCGCCGCTGTCGAAGCCGCTGTTTCCTGA